One segment of Anatilimnocola aggregata DNA contains the following:
- a CDS encoding carbonic anhydrase: MQNLVKGVHYFQNIGFQQQQKLFEQLAEGQAPEACFITCSDSRIDPNLITNSAPGSLFIVRNVGNLIPCYGTSNNGEMAAVEYAVTALGVKHIIVCGHTACGAMRAVVEGGTAEKLPAVTNWLRHADSTGAIVKEHYQHLSGAELITAAAQENVLVQLEHLRTAPVIATKVSRGQITLHGWMYKIETGQIFAYDSAVHEFRPVLEVEDGSDDESPRYRSRAIA, translated from the coding sequence ATGCAAAACCTGGTTAAGGGTGTTCACTACTTCCAGAACATTGGCTTTCAACAGCAACAAAAGCTGTTCGAGCAACTTGCCGAAGGTCAGGCACCCGAGGCTTGCTTTATCACCTGCTCCGATTCGCGCATCGATCCGAATTTGATTACCAATTCGGCGCCAGGCAGTCTCTTTATCGTGCGGAACGTGGGCAATCTGATTCCCTGTTACGGCACCAGCAACAATGGCGAGATGGCGGCCGTTGAATACGCGGTAACCGCGCTCGGTGTGAAGCACATCATCGTCTGTGGTCATACCGCCTGTGGTGCCATGCGAGCCGTCGTCGAAGGTGGCACTGCCGAGAAATTGCCTGCAGTCACCAATTGGCTGCGTCATGCCGATTCGACGGGAGCCATCGTCAAGGAACATTATCAGCACCTAAGCGGTGCCGAACTCATTACCGCCGCCGCCCAAGAGAACGTCTTGGTGCAACTCGAACATTTGCGAACTGCGCCGGTGATTGCCACAAAAGTCTCGCGCGGCCAAATCACTTTGCATGGTTGGATGTACAAGATCGAGACCGGCCAGATCTTCGCATACGATTCGGCTGTCCACGAATTCCGCCCCGTGCTCGAGGTCGAAGATGGCTCAGATGATGAATCGCCACGCTACCGTTCACGCGCCATTGCGTAG
- the pyk gene encoding pyruvate kinase encodes MSTATTTHTPSRHPGVTISPLSTRGRTKIVATVGPACRSIEMLTKLIRAGVSVFRLNTAHGNEQQRAEILADIRKASAEIGIEVGVLVDLAGPKIRLGELHTDPTNCEPGAIYRFVRGNNPQAADELTCTYASLVSELQVGDSVMLADGTVSMVVVGKVNDEVRCRVVGGGIIRSRQGINLPGAKLSVASLTEADMANALWAAKNDIDFVSLSFVRSPVNVLLLKELLQSQGCKAWVIAKIEKPEALLHLKEIVAVADGVMVARGDLGVEIDVAEIAVAQKRIVRECQEQGKPVIVATQMLDSMHHNRRPTRAEATDVANAILDGADACMLSGETAIGEFPVEAVETMNRIAIATEPLLKEMSYKTRVAHDDVHPITAAVVRGTAVIVEQLGAKLVVVATRGGGTCRLRSKQRDFVPTIGTSDSLAVLRLLTLFWGVTPLAGAPVHDGPALRAFIDDWGRKQGLLQKGDCVVFVTGTNFYPLAQNLLVVHQVE; translated from the coding sequence ATGAGCACCGCTACCACAACCCACACTCCTTCGCGTCACCCGGGCGTCACTATTTCCCCTTTATCCACTCGAGGTCGCACGAAGATCGTGGCCACCGTCGGCCCCGCCTGCCGCAGCATCGAGATGCTGACCAAACTGATTCGCGCCGGAGTTTCCGTATTCCGTCTGAACACTGCTCACGGCAACGAACAACAGCGAGCTGAGATTCTCGCCGATATCCGTAAGGCGTCGGCCGAGATCGGCATCGAAGTTGGCGTGCTGGTCGATCTCGCCGGTCCCAAGATTCGCTTGGGAGAATTGCACACCGATCCCACCAACTGCGAACCAGGGGCAATCTATCGCTTCGTCCGTGGCAACAACCCGCAAGCAGCCGATGAACTGACCTGCACATACGCTTCCCTCGTCAGCGAATTGCAAGTCGGCGATAGCGTAATGCTGGCCGACGGCACCGTGAGCATGGTGGTGGTTGGCAAGGTCAACGATGAAGTTCGCTGCCGCGTTGTCGGTGGCGGCATCATCCGTAGTCGGCAAGGAATCAATCTCCCCGGTGCCAAGCTAAGTGTCGCTTCGCTGACCGAAGCCGACATGGCGAATGCCCTGTGGGCCGCCAAGAACGACATCGACTTCGTGAGCCTCAGCTTTGTCCGTTCGCCCGTGAACGTGCTCCTCCTCAAAGAGTTGCTTCAGTCTCAAGGGTGCAAAGCGTGGGTGATTGCCAAAATCGAAAAGCCCGAAGCGCTGTTGCATCTGAAAGAGATCGTCGCAGTCGCCGATGGTGTGATGGTCGCGCGAGGTGATTTGGGTGTCGAGATTGATGTAGCCGAAATCGCCGTGGCGCAGAAGCGAATCGTGCGGGAATGTCAGGAGCAAGGCAAGCCGGTGATTGTGGCGACGCAGATGCTCGACAGCATGCACCACAATCGCCGTCCAACACGAGCCGAAGCGACCGACGTTGCCAATGCCATTCTCGATGGTGCCGATGCCTGCATGCTTTCTGGCGAAACAGCCATCGGCGAGTTTCCCGTCGAAGCGGTCGAAACAATGAATCGCATTGCAATCGCCACGGAACCACTCCTGAAAGAAATGTCATACAAGACGCGAGTCGCACACGACGATGTCCATCCCATCACGGCAGCTGTCGTGCGCGGCACAGCGGTCATTGTCGAACAATTGGGTGCCAAGCTGGTCGTCGTGGCGACTCGCGGCGGCGGCACTTGTCGGCTCCGAAGCAAGCAACGGGATTTTGTGCCGACCATTGGCACCAGCGACTCCCTGGCGGTCTTGCGACTCTTGACGTTGTTCTGGGGCGTTACTCCGCTCGCCGGCGCGCCGGTTCATGATGGTCCCGCGCTCCGCGCCTTCATCGACGATTGGGGCCGCAAGCAGGGCCTGCTGCAAAAAGGCGATTGCGTTGTCTTCGTCACCGGCACCAACTTCTATCCGCTGGCTCAAAACCTGCTCGTTGTCCATCAAGTGGAATGA
- a CDS encoding metallophosphoesterase family protein — MAASSAQIESVLQCCTQAAAANRATASRQGNLVLLDADAGDDVLISADLHGNRLNFNRLVQVADLSANPRRHLVMQEVCHGGPSYPGDAGCMSHLLLEDVARLKCQYPDRFHFLLSNHELAELGDFPICKSKRMLNLQFRAGIVEMYGACAADRVRSAYMQFIGTCPLAIRLSGGTFISHSLPDRCDSHTFDLGIFERPLSPADWQQGSDVFRLVWGRDYRAANAAAFAKLVSAQMLVNGHEPCASGVHSPNPQQIILDCCSGRAAYLLLPIAQGVTQAEALARVSYLHERTAEEVAAK, encoded by the coding sequence ATGGCTGCCTCATCCGCTCAGATCGAATCGGTGCTTCAATGCTGCACGCAGGCAGCAGCAGCTAACCGCGCCACCGCTTCGAGACAGGGCAACCTGGTGTTGCTCGACGCCGACGCAGGGGACGACGTGCTGATCTCGGCCGATCTGCACGGCAACCGGCTCAACTTCAACCGCCTGGTGCAAGTGGCCGATCTGTCTGCCAATCCGCGACGGCACCTGGTGATGCAAGAGGTTTGTCACGGCGGGCCGTCTTACCCTGGTGACGCGGGCTGCATGAGTCACCTGCTGCTGGAAGATGTCGCCCGGCTGAAGTGCCAGTATCCCGATCGGTTTCACTTCTTGCTCAGCAATCATGAGTTGGCCGAGCTGGGTGACTTTCCGATCTGCAAGAGCAAGCGCATGCTGAATCTGCAGTTTCGCGCGGGGATTGTCGAGATGTACGGGGCCTGCGCGGCCGATCGAGTTCGCAGCGCGTACATGCAGTTCATCGGCACTTGTCCGCTGGCCATCCGACTCTCGGGAGGGACGTTCATTTCGCACAGCTTGCCCGATCGCTGCGATTCTCACACCTTCGATTTGGGCATCTTCGAGCGCCCCCTGTCTCCGGCCGACTGGCAACAGGGAAGCGACGTGTTCCGACTGGTCTGGGGACGCGACTATCGGGCTGCCAATGCCGCTGCATTTGCCAAGTTGGTCTCGGCCCAAATGCTGGTCAACGGACACGAGCCCTGTGCGTCTGGAGTTCACTCGCCCAATCCACAACAGATCATTCTCGATTGCTGTAGTGGCCGCGCCGCCTATCTGTTACTGCCAATTGCTCAAGGCGTGACGCAGGCCGAAGCGCTCGCGCGGGTGAGTTACCTGCACGAGCGCACTGCCGAAGAAGTGGCCGCGAAATAG